tgctgctgctgctgctaagtcacttcagtcgtgtccaactctgtgcgaccccatagacggcagcccaccaggctcccctgtccctgagattctccaggcaagaacactggagtgggttgccatttccttctccaatacatgaaagtgaaaagtgaaagtgaagtcgctcagtcatgttcgactcttagtgaccccatggactgcagcctaccaggctcctccgtccatgggattttccaggcaagagtactggagtggggtgccattgccttctccgatctattCTTCCAGAacctgttcaaaaaaaaaaaaaaacactcccaAGAGATTTTTATGCATAAAAAATTTGAGAATCATTGAGCTacgaaaaaaattaatgtttgagTGCATTAAAGACTATCTTAATAAGATTTACTTTCTCTCCTGCCCATCTGAGAACCAGGTTATCCTGGAAAGCAACATCAAGCCAATCACATATAAGTAACTTTCAATCCGCATCCCCACTCAGTAAAGGAAATACCttcaatattaataatatttttttctgtttgactgAAGGTTATTGCCcctgggtccaactctttgtgacccaggctGGTACCCCGCCACTGTATTACTTGATTCAGGTGTTGAATGAACTTATCAGCTGACTAATCAGTTAAGCCTCTGACTGCCCAGAGGCTGTGTAATCATTCCCCTCAAAAGCTCTTGACATTTTTAGGGGGATAAATCTCTCTTTGCCCTGCAAAGGGGCTTCTCTTATTAACTCTTAGAAATGCCTCTATCTGAGAAATGCTGTGCACACAATTAACTGTTTATTATAGATATTAACAAATCCAGGCTGTTTTACCCCTGCTCTATCAGGGAGCTCCCTCTCCATGTTTCTGTCTGGGTTGGTGCAGGGCTTCAAGCCAAGTTAAGCGTGAGTTAGTGTTTTCAGATATGAAGCACTGTTGAATATATGTCCTAGAAAAGAGCAGATGTACTTTAATGCCAGCCTCAAACTTCAGCCCCAATCCATTCAATTTCACACTGAAAGGCTAACAAATATATAAAGAGATGCTTAAATTTGTTAGAAATAAAAGACAGGCaagttgatgttgttgttgttgttgtttttatgaaAAAGTACTTCATGCCCATTAGCTTGGCCGGATTTGAAAAGTGAATGATACTAAGTGTAGGCTAAGATGTAGGAAAACAGAAAACTTCAGACATTACTGGTTAAGGGCAATCTGGCTGTACTGAGTAAAACTGAGTATATGTATACACTGTGACCCAACAGTCCCACAGTGGGTACATATCAGAGGAAACCCCCACTGATCCAGAAGGCAATGGTAAGGATGTCACTGTGGCATTGTTGGTGGTAGATAAAAATTGATGGCAATCTAAGTGTCCCTCTCTAAGGGACATTAGAATGAAATTAATGTTGTGGCAATGCAGTGTGGAAGAGCATTGAGAACCATCATATCAGTCATAATTCAGCAACATGGACAGATTTTACAAATGTAGTGTTGAGTGAAAACGTGATAAGCAGAACAAGTTCTACAGCACttctaatgaaaattaaaagcacagGCAGAAAGTGGACCAGTGGTTGCTAAAGGCTGGGTGAGGGGGAGAGAAGCATCTAATAAATAAGGGCCTCTTTGGGGAGGTttctgaaaatattctggaattaggtaatgatgatggttgcacagctttatgaatatactaaaaaccacagaATTGTATATcctaaaagggtgaattttatggtatgggAACCAtattacaataaaagaaaaaaacacacaaaccagTATTTTCTAAAAGATTTATTTAGTTACGGCtatactgggtcttcgttgttgctcaagggctttctctagttgtgaagagcaaggttactctctagctgtggtacacgggcttcttACCGCAGTGGCCTCTCCtgctgtgaagcacaggctctagggtgctggcTTAGTcattgtgacacacaggcttagttgctctgtccatggcatgtgggatcttcctggagcagggattgaacccgtgtctcctgcattagcagatggattctcaatcactgggtgaccaaggaagccccaaacaaTATTTTATACTTGTTTTAAGGACACATCAAAAAAGTTGGAATGGCTGCCtgaagcaggaggagatgggatTGGGATTAGGAtgtagtgttgttgttgttgttgttgttattaagttgctaaatcgtgtccagctctttgccaaccccatggactatagccccctgggctcctccatgggacttcccaggcaagaatactggagtgcattttcatttccttctccggacaTCTTCCAGACAcatggattgaactcatgtctcctgcattggcaagcagattctttaccactgagccaccagggaactttcAGGATGGCGTGGAAGAGGACTTTACAAAGCCCATGAACTGAAAAAGATGATTTACTCAATCCTCTGTGCTTGTGGTAAAACCAACAAATaatcaacaataacaacagaattCAGAGGTGGGATgcaggaggatatggcaacccactccagcattcttgtctgggaaatctcacagaccgaggagtctggcgggctacagttcatagggtcgcaaagagtcagacatgactgagcacatatggacttggaggtggggaggaaaaaggaaaaatgtgtttACAATTAGTTTTAATGAGGGAAAACATGTTATAATgatgaatgaaaagaaacagaatactATAGTTGTAGAAATATACGTGACTATTTAAGACGGTGTATGTAAATGGGCAAAGATACGACAGGTAGCTGTAGTAGAGTATTGTGTAAAATTGTGTGGTACAGTGGCAGGCATCTGCCCTTGGTTGTATAATCTTGGCTAACATGGTATTTAATCTCTCTGTAGTTTAGCTTCCTCAtataaagtggaaataataataacaccTACTTCCAAAGGTTcttctgagaattaaatgagttagttTATGCCTAATACATAGTAAGGGTTAACTGGTACcgttttcttaactttttaagcTGTACTCTCTGAACTCAAACTGTGTATCCAACTGAGCACCACTACCCACCAGCAACAGGAATTTCACAAAGTTACCCAATCTGAGCCTAAGTTGTCTCatctgttgtgagaattaaaaggGATAATGTACTTGGCACATGGTAAGCACTTGATAAATGTCAACAGAttatatccttcagttcagtcagttcagttcagtcactcagatcagatcagatcagtcgctcagtcgtgtccgactctttgcgaccccatgaatctcagcacgccaggcctccctgtccatcaccaactcccggacttcactcagactcacgtccatcgagtcagtgatgccatccagccatctcatcctctgtcgtccccttctcctcctgcccacaatccctcccagcatcagagtcttttccaatgagtcaactcttcgcatgaggtggccaaagtactggagtttcagcttgagcatcattccttccaaagaaatcccagggctgatctccttcacaatggactggttggatctccttgcagtccaagggactctcaagagtcttctccaacaccacagtttgaaagcatccattctttggcgctcagctttctttatagtccaactctaacatccatacatgaccactggaaaaaccatagccttgactagacggacctttgttggcaaagtaatgtctctgcttttgaatatgctatctaggttggtcataactttccttccaaggagtaagcgtcttttaatttcatggctgcagtcaccatctatagtgactcagtcatgtccaattctttgtgaccattCTCAAGGATATTATTAATACATTGTCATAGTTTTAAAAGTATTACaaaaaagaagatacaaaatATATGTTTCATGTTCTTCCTAATGTTTAAGTTCttccactttcattttatttcatcttgggTATAATCTGCCCAGGCTTTCCTCTTTGGCCTAGGTTATATACTTGCATGCACTTTGAACATCTCTTTCATAGGAATAACTAACTAATTAGATAGGTAAGCAATTTCTGGTTCACATCTGTCATTCTTAGGAGAATCTAAACTCAGTGATGGCAAGGATTATTGAatattaacaagtatttattgaatgaatgaacaagtaattaagcaaataaaagcattttaatacatatattctGAAATATCTTAGTCATGAGGTTAAAGGCAAGTATCATTTCCTCCATCTCTCTGAGAACTGAGGAGTTGCCCACTTTGTAAGCTAGAAAGATAATCAACATCCAGATTCTGGAGAACTGTTTTTGGCAGCTCTTCCTTACTAGAATCACACTGCCTGAATCTGTCCCCAGGAATCGTTTCAGCTACAGTAAAGCTTTTGAAACCCAGTACTTTTCCAGAACCTCttgttcagaaaaggaaaagtacTCAGTCTCTTTAGATTATCTTCACCTGGTGTACATTAGTCCGTACTCACTGATTCATGAAAGGATAAGGACCTTAAAACTGtctttcatttcacagataaagaaatgggTCCAGAATTGTGAGTTGACTTTCTGAAGCCTAACAcctgttaatattaaaaaaatatgcttaTCAAAGAATTTTTATTACATTAGGGAAAATGTTCCTGATATGTTAAGTGATAGAAGCAGACTAAAATTGTATGCATAATATGTATTCAATTATAGATGTATGTGTTCTTCTCAGTTATCtatgtggaaaataaaaaaggaaatgtgtCAAAATATTAACTGTTTATCTCTGCTTGGTAGggttatagtttatttttatgtaagctTTTCtgtattaaaactttattttcaatagGAATGTAATACTTTATATTAGACATTTAGGTTTTTTAATTCCTAATTGAATATTTTTGATAGCTTCTATTTTGGCACATGTCAGCCCTATGGAGCGAGGGAGCATCAACCTAGAATTCAAAGTTTTACCAGTCATTTCACccgatctgtaaaatgggtacaatTACATCTACTTCACAAggctgtgtgcatgtatgtgtgtgtgtgtgtgagataataaatatggAATCCCTTTGTAACTCTAAAGCTTGCTAAAGGTGTCAGCTGGTATTATAATGATGATAAAGTCCTGTGACCTAAAAGAGGTGAGAGAACCCTTATGATAACAGGTAACTTTGTGCTGAGAGAGGAGGGAGATCTAAGTGTGAGGACAAAAGTGAGAATGTGTTTTTTTGCCTTAAACAATCACATGCCTGACACCTCCACCCTTTCCTCTACATTTCCAATAAATGCTTCAATGTTCCTTCTCTAGATTAAACGTTTCTTCAGTTCTCTAAGCAGTCCATGCAAGAGGCAGCTTGTAGCACACAGGATCTATGTATTTTAAGGCAATGGCAGCTTTGCTTCACACTCCCTCCCTGCAGAGTGTGAAAAGCAGCCTATGAGACCAGAATGTGAGCAGCAGCCCACTAAGGCCTATGTAGTCACAGACAAGGAAGGAGGGGGGCTATTTCCACTCTGGATGATAAGAGTTTGTTATGAAAAGAAGGTAACTTTGAGTCTGCACCATATTGAGCTTCATCTTTTGCAAGTCTTTCTCAATCAGTATCTTTGAAATTCgatgaaatatttcatatatgattttttttaattagaggtgCCAAAGGTAGTATGCCAAAGTAttgttacttttatattttaaaaggtaatacAGACCTGTGGCaaatttacccaagagaaatgataacatatgttcacacaaaaatttgCATACAAACAtttgtagcagctttattcacaactgTCAAAAGCTGGAACTAACTCAAATGTTTTTTAACTggtaaatggataaactgtgatACATCTATGTAATAGAAtatggttagtcactcagtcgtttctgactctttgtgaccccatgaacagtagcccaccaggctcctctgttcatgggattctccaggcaagaatactagagtggtttgccatttccttctgcaatgtaATAGAATACTacccagctataaaaaggaatgaactattgataaACACAGCAACATGTGTGACTCTCAACTGCATATTGCTAAGTAAGTAAAGGAAGCTAGAGCCAGAAGGCCATATTCTGTATTATTTCATtaatatgacattctggaaaataaaGCTAAGGAGATAACAAATCAGATCAGTAGCTGCTAGATGATAAAtagaagtggggtggggggagggcagagtTAACCACAAAGAAAAAGAGTGAAAGTTGGAGGATGATggcactattttttttcttaattatttatttatttggctgcctctgGTCTTAGTTGCCACTTGTTATCATGTGGGATATTTTGTTGCACCCAGCGGGCCCCAGAGTGCACGAGGTCAGTAGCTAAAGTATGCtggtttagttgctccgcagcatgtgggatcttagaacccacgtcccctgcattacGAGGccgattcttagccactggaccaccaggaagtccccatgGCACTAGTATTTATTGTGGTCATTATATGAACAtatgtcaaaactcatagaataGTACACCAGGGGATGAATTTTACTATATAATTGTTTTCaaaatgcataaaagtaaaataaggtAACAAGCCCATGGTAAATTCAAACAATACAAGGAATTCAGTAAAAAGTCTCGCTCCTAGCTCTTTATGGTGATAGAATAGTTCTGCATTTTGATTCAGAAATGATTATATAAATCTATACATGCAGTAAAATGAGACAAAACTCTTCAATGCCAATTTCCTGCTTTTGGCATTGTATTGTAGGCTTGCTCCCCTGAGTTGAACTCTGTTACAAATTTCTTGTGTATCCTCTGCATACTaaatctattattttatatatgtatatgtgtacataaacatttatacttatatatttttaatacaaacaGTAGCATATGACACACACTGTTCTGCACCTTGATATTTTCAACTATTACTTCAGAGGTATTTCCATATCACGAACACGTGGAGCCACATCATTATTTTTCctgctgcatagtattccatcaCACAGTGGAATCACAACTTCATTCCACAATTTCCAATCAATGGACATTGGGATCTTAAAAAGGATTTAACCTACGTAatctgtaaatttttaaaacatgaaaggtCAGCTGAAATTGAGACGAAACACACAGATTCAAGACTTGTCTCCAGAATATCTTTTCACCAGGAGGGGGAACgcaagaggcaggaggagaggcgAAATGCTGGGAAATTTCCCTGGCCAATGGTGAAGTGGAAGGACCAACAGGAAATTACTGCCGGGTAGGAGTTAGCCCAGGGGTGCCCTAATGCTCTAGTAGGAGGCCATGCTCCAAGACCAGCTTTCCCTAGGCTGCGACTCTGGGTACTCAAGTGGGTCGGGGTCACAGTGCAATGATGCATGACCATCTCCAGCTTCTCGTGGGGACCCACGGCCCGGGCTGGGTCTGAACCCCCACGGCCTCCGGTTCACGCGCGCGGGGGGGCATACACGTGGTGACCTGCCCGGGGCCGGGTTCCCGGCTTCggctcctcctccctccaggtCTCGTTCGGCTTTCTGCAGTATCACGTGCAGCCGCGCCGGGTGCAGGATGGCGGCGGCCGCTGCAGCGGTGGGTGTCAGGCTCCGAGACTGCTGCAGCCGGGGCGCTGTGCTCCTGCTCTTCTTTTCCCTATCCCCTCGGcccccggccgccgccgcctGGCTACTGGGCCTGCGGCCCGAGGACACCGCCGGAGGCCGCGTGTCCCTAGAGGGGGGCACCCTGCGCGCCGCCGAAGGCACCAGCTTCCTCCTGCGCGTCTATTTCCAGCCCGGGCCCGCGGCGCCCGCGGCGCCGGTACCTGCACCCACCTTTTCCCCGGGGGAGAACAGCACCGGAGACTGGGCTCCACGGCTCGTGTTTATCGAGGAGCCTCCGGGAGGGAGCGGCGCGGCGCCCAGCGCTGTGCCCACGCGCCCCCCGGGGCCGCAGCGCTGCCGCGAGCAGAGCGACTGGGCATCGGACGTGGAGGTCCTGGGGCCCCTGCGACCCGGAGGCGTGGCGGGCTCAGCCCTAGTCCAGGTGCGGGTGCGGGAACTCCGCAAGGGTGAGGCGGAGCGAGGCGGCGCGGGCGGTGGCGGGAAGCTCTTCTCCCTGTGCGCCTGGGACGGGCGCGCCTGGCACCACCACGGCGCCGCCGGCGGCTTCCTGCTGCGCGTCCGCCCGCGGTTGTACGGCCCCGGCGGGGACCTGCTGCCCCCCGCTTGGCTGCGGGCGCTTGGAGCACTCCTGCTGCTCGCCCTGTCTGCCCTGTTCAGCGGCCTACGCCTGAGCCTGCTCTCGCTGGACCCGGTGGAGTTACGGGTGCTGCGGAACAGCGGCTCGGCCGCCGAGCAGGAGCAGGCGCGCCGAGTGCAGGCCGTGCGCGGCAGGGGGACCCATCTGCTCTGCACCCTGCTCCTGGGCCAAGCCGGAGCCAACGCGGCCCTGGCGGGCTGGCTGTACGCCTCGCTGCCGCCGGGGGTCGAGGGCACGGGGGAGGACTACGGCGACGCGGGAATTCACTTCCCGTGGCTGCCGGCACTCGTGTGCACCGGCGCGGTGTTCCTGGGAGCCGAGATCTGCCCCTACTCGGTGTGTTCGCGGCACGGGCTGGCCATCGCCTCGCACAGCGTGTGCCTGACCCGGCTTCTGATGGCGGCCGCCTTCCCCGTGTGCTACCCACTGGGCCGCCTGCTCGACTGGGCGCTGCGCCAGGAGATCAGCACTTTCTACACGCGGGAGAAGCTGCTGGAGACGCTGCGAGCCGCGGACCCTTACAGCGACCTGGTCAAAGAGGAGCTCAACATCATCCAGGGCGCCCTGGAGCTGCGCACCAAAGTGGTGGAGGAGGTGCTGACCCCCCTTGGGGACTGCTTCATGCTGCGCTCCGACGCGGTGCTGGATTTCGCGACAGTCTCCGAGATCCTGCGCAGCGGCTACACGCGCATCCCCGTATACGAGGGCGACCAGCGGCACAATATTGTGGACATTCTGTTTGTCAAGGACTTGGCCTTCGTGGACCCCGACGACTGCACGCCGCTCCTCACCGTCACCCGCTTCTACAACCGGCCCCTGCACTGCGTCTTCAACGATACCCGGCTGGACACAGTGCTGGAGGAATTTAAGAAGGGTGAGCATGTGgtctatctcctccctccactcttcccccCTTTAAAAGTATTGGAGtgcttgcgtgctcagtcgtgcccgactcggtgcgaccccccAGGGATCGTAACCTTTCGTAAACACGTGAGGCTTCAGGTACCCAGAGCAGCTTCTCTCCTATGGTACCAAAAACTCGAGGAAGGTCCTACCTCATGGCTCCCTGGGTCTTTTCATTGCACTTCTCCCTACCTTCCTTGAGGCTGATTGAGTCCCTGCCTCTTCCCCTTTATGTGGTTCACACGATTCACTGCATGCCTCATTCattccattccagtattttttcaGGGCCCACCAATTGTCAGGTATTGTGCAGGTAGGACTCAGGGCTAATCCTTGGGGAACACTGCATAGCTCCCCATTGCAGGAGAAACTTCTAAAGGTTCCTGTAACAAGTAGTCTTTGCCTTGAACTCTACACTCTGGGTGGAAGTTCGCCATTTCCAATTCCAGAGCAAACTCCATTGCTGGACAGCTCCAGCAGCTGACAATGTATTTCTTACTAGGAGCAGAAATTTATGTCTCCAGAGCTTCTTTCTGGGTCCTAGTTTTGCCCTTTGAATCACATAGCGCAAGCCCCAGGCATCTTAGCTATTCTTCCCCCATATTGATCTTTCCATCAGCTGTCTTGGACACAGACCAAGTACCCAGGTTGGAGATTAAAAGTTAACTAAGGTAGTGACATCCTTGGACTTCTGGAAACTGTGGTCTCATGAAGTAAATTAAAGTAGATCTAGATCTGAGGAAATATTCTGGTAAAAGAAACCACTAAAAAACTTGCATATCCAAATGAATGGAGTTTCCTTCAGAGCAGTCACATCCCCTGCCCTTGTTGTCATGCCTGTAACATATTTACTATGTATCTGGCATTTGCCTTTGGAAACTGTCTTCTGAGGTTGAGAATGATTCACTCCAGAAAAATCAGCCTGGAAGCTTTAGGGCTGATCTGCTTGACATTACAGTTTGACTGGTCCCCCTAGTTAACCAGAGTTGACCCAGAAGGACCCTGGGTTGTTTTTGAAAGTCAAATCTACCTTCATGAGTCACCACTGAGAGCTTTCAGAAGACCGTCTCACAGACCCTTAAAGCAATTCAAGAAATGATTTGAAACCAGTGACACAGTTAGAATAAGTGTAGAACCTCCCAGAATTTTGAAAGAGGCATTCATCTATACATATGAGTTGGCATGTTTattgaaaacaaagcaaagcaaaaaactaATCCCTTGACTTTAGAATCTGGTTGCAAATGTAGCTGCCTCTGCCTAGCAGAAATCTCACTTGACTGCgtgtttttgatatatttttctgtttgtcaAAAATTCAGTCTCATTACCTATTTTATCAGCACAGGTATTCTTTGTATATGAAGAATTTGCATTCAGAGAGTAATCTGTGGTCTTCCTCCTGCCACAGTATTTTTAAACAAGTAAAATTGTATTGAATATCAAAACATAACctgagaagggggaaaaagtcaAAAAAGCTACTTTTGATCTCAGATTTGGAGACAGAACAATCCTACATTTTGTGTTGATcatgagaagggaaaggaaatgtACATGTATTGCAGCTGTTTTAACCCAATCTGGGCTACTATCTCAGCCTCTTCTGTTTCCCCCCAGTCCTTCCATGACTCAATCCCACTGCACTTGGAGGTTCATCCATCCAGtctttgcatttttctgacaTTTTGTGTACCCTCCAGAACACAGTCTTTGTTCTGGGCATAAAAGTTATGAAAATTTGTATTAATTTActagggttgccataacaaaataccatagactgagtggcttaaacaacagaaatttattatctcatagttctggaggctgaaagtccaagattaaggtgtcTTCAAGCTTGATTTCTTCTGAAGTCACTGTTCTTGGCTCACAGATGGCAGCCTTCTTGCTGTGCCCTTACAGAGGGGCCgctcggggtgtgtgtgtgtgtgctcatcccTGGAGTCTCTGTGTGCGTGTgaatctcttcttataaggacaccagtcagattggattaagGCTCAcccttgttgttgtttggtcactaagtcgtgtccaattcttttgcaaccccatcaacagtagtccaccaggctcctgcataggattttccagacaagaatactggagtgggttgctatttcttgctccacgggatcttcccagcccaggaattgaactctcatctcttgaattggcaaggagattcttcaccactgagccacctgggaagccctagttcagtccagttcagtcactcagtcgtgtccgactctttgcgaccccatgaactgcagcacgccaggcctccctgtccatcaccaactcccggagttcacccaaactcctgtgcatcgagtcagtgatgccatccagccatcttcatcctctgtcgtccccttctcctcctgcccccaatccctcccagcaccagagtcttttccattgagtcatctcttcgagtgaggtggccaaaggtgGAGCGTgaggtggagcttcagcttcagtccttccaaagaacacccaggactgatctcctttagaatggactgggaaGCCCTAAGGCTCACCCTATTAGCCCCTTTTTAATGTAACCACCTCTTACatgtgattgggcttccctggtgactcagatggtaaagaatccacctgctagtgcaggagacatgggttcaatcccagggtcaggaagattccctgaagaagggaaatggcaacccactctagtattcttgcctggagaattccatggacagaggagcctggcggatccatgggctctcaaagaatcagacatgactgagcaactttcactttctacatgtGATAGCCAAGATAGTGTTCATTGTCATGCACTGCTagacaagattttttttattgaggcatagttgatatacaatattatataagtttcaggcatataacatagtgattcacaattctTAGAGATTACATTCCATTTATAGtaattgtaaaatattggctatagtcCTTGTTTTGCactatatatccttgtagcttatttattttatacataatagtttgtacctgttAGTCCTCTGCCCCTATGGGaccccctctctcttttttctccccactGGAGAAATAAACCCTCAGTTTATTCTCCGTATCTATAagccttgtttctttttttttatagtcactactttgttttattttttagattccacatataagtgatatcatacagcatttgcctttctctgccagacaacatttttaatgaaattcctGGGAACTCATTTCTTCATTAATTATTTACTGGGCATCTATATAGAGCTAGGGAACAGGGGAGACAATAAGATTGCCCTAAGAATGGTAACAGTCTCCAAGGAGGACAGTGTTAGAATAAAGGCAGTCTCCTGAAGCAGAAATTGTGCCTTTCTAACCACTGTATCTCTGGCACCTTGCACTGTGCCTTGCGCACAGTAGGTTGCTCGAAAAAGTCAGCATTAATCAGATATGAGTCTTGTTGCAGAATTTCTAAATCTGGTCTTAAAAAGGCCTGGTAGTGTTCTATCAGCAAGTGGTTAGTTTGCAATTAGGTAGATCTCCAAAGAGAAGCAGGTAGTTACACCAAGGAGAATATTTCCATGCCCCCTTAGAACCTCCCTCCTTCCTCAAAGTATGGTCCATGAACCAGAATCATGGGCCTCACCTGGGACCtttttagaaatgcagattttcaTGCCTCACTCCAAATCCACTGaataaaaatctgcattttagcaaGTCCCCAAGAGACTCACGTGTACATTAAATTTTGAGAATCATTGCCTTATGAGGAGCTTATTAACAATGATTGGTAGATTAACTTAGAATAGAATAAATATAAGGTATAATTATTAAGGTAGGTGTTCTCTGACTGCAAGCCATATAATACAGTGGTAATTTTTTATAAGAATTATGTTTCCATCATAGGTTAGGAGAGgaaaactgaattgaactatctttatctttaaaaataacattttagtcAAGTCATAACAGCCCTTCCATTTCTCTCACTCCCTTGTACTTCAGGGAATTTAACTGCCTAAACAGatcccttcggagaaggcaatggcacctcactccagtacttttgcctagaaaatcccacggatggaggagcctggtaggctgtagtcgatggggtcgctagagtcggacacgactgagcggcttcacttgcacttttcactttcatgcattggagaaggaaatggcaacccactccagtgttcttgcctggagaatcccagggacagggaagcctggtaggctgctgtctatggggttgcacagagtcggacacaactgaagtgacttagcagtgactTAGCAAACAAATCCCTTAGGAGGTAGGAGAGGAAAACAGTCAGTTTAATAGGAACAACAGTTACCATTAATTGAGCGACAGCTCTACTAGGCACCACACCAAGCTCTTTATATACTCAGAACAACCCTCCTGGGTAAGaattattaactccattttacagatgaagaaactagagCTCAGACTGATTACATGACTTGCTCAACTTTCCAGAGCTAATAATTGCCTGAATCATGATTTGAACCAGATCAAAGGACCGGAAAGCCTATTTTTTCCCCACCACATGTCT
The window above is part of the Bos javanicus breed banteng chromosome 26, ARS-OSU_banteng_1.0, whole genome shotgun sequence genome. Proteins encoded here:
- the CNNM1 gene encoding metal transporter CNNM1 isoform X1 → MAAAAAAVGVRLRDCCSRGAVLLLFFSLSPRPPAAAAWLLGLRPEDTAGGRVSLEGGTLRAAEGTSFLLRVYFQPGPAAPAAPVPAPTFSPGENSTGDWAPRLVFIEEPPGGSGAAPSAVPTRPPGPQRCREQSDWASDVEVLGPLRPGGVAGSALVQVRVRELRKGEAERGGAGGGGKLFSLCAWDGRAWHHHGAAGGFLLRVRPRLYGPGGDLLPPAWLRALGALLLLALSALFSGLRLSLLSLDPVELRVLRNSGSAAEQEQARRVQAVRGRGTHLLCTLLLGQAGANAALAGWLYASLPPGVEGTGEDYGDAGIHFPWLPALVCTGAVFLGAEICPYSVCSRHGLAIASHSVCLTRLLMAAAFPVCYPLGRLLDWALRQEISTFYTREKLLETLRAADPYSDLVKEELNIIQGALELRTKVVEEVLTPLGDCFMLRSDAVLDFATVSEILRSGYTRIPVYEGDQRHNIVDILFVKDLAFVDPDDCTPLLTVTRFYNRPLHCVFNDTRLDTVLEEFKKGKSHLAIVQRVNNEGEGDPFYEVMGIVTLEDIIEEIIKSEILDETDLYTDNRKKQRVPHRERKRHDFSLFKLSDSEMRVKISPQLLLATHRFMATEVEPFKSLYLSEKILLRLLKHPNVIQELKFDEKNKKAPEHYLYQRNRPVDYFVLLLQGKVEVEVGKEGLRFENGAFTYYGVPAIMTTACSDNDVRKVGSLAGSSVFLPVSVSRTFAFSRGDSLAGSPVNRSPSRCSGLNRSESPNRERSDFGGSNTQLCSSSNNLYTPDYSVHILSDVQFVKVTRQQYQNALTACHMESSPQSPDMEASTTRGTPQTPKDDPAATLLSHRSSLPCSRSDGLRSPGEVVYLRMEEMAFTQEEMTDFEEQNTQQLSLSPAAVPARAASDSECCHINVDTEASPCSSDLEETMGRKLLRTLSGRKRKRSPDGERTSEENSNLTPLIT
- the CNNM1 gene encoding metal transporter CNNM1 isoform X2, encoding MAAAAAAVGVRLRDCCSRGAVLLLFFSLSPRPPAAAAWLLGLRPEDTAGGRVSLEGGTLRAAEGTSFLLRVYFQPGPAAPAAPVPAPTFSPGENSTGDWAPRLVFIEEPPGGSGAAPSAVPTRPPGPQRCREQSDWASDVEVLGPLRPGGVAGSALVQVRVRELRKGEAERGGAGGGGKLFSLCAWDGRAWHHHGAAGGFLLRVRPRLYGPGGDLLPPAWLRALGALLLLALSALFSGLRLSLLSLDPVELRVLRNSGSAAEQEQARRVQAVRGRGTHLLCTLLLGQAGANAALAGWLYASLPPGVEGTGEDYGDAGIHFPWLPALVCTGAVFLGAEICPYSVCSRHGLAIASHSVCLTRLLMAAAFPVCYPLGRLLDWALRQEISTFYTREKLLETLRAADPYSDLVKEELNIIQGALELRTKVVEEVLTPLGDCFMLRSDAVLDFATVSEILRSGYTRIPVYEGDQRHNIVDILFVKDLAFVDPDDCTPLLTVTRFYNRPLHCVFNDTRLDTVLEEFKKGKSHLAIVQRVNNEGEGDPFYEVMGIVTLEDIIEEIIKSEILDETDLYTDNRKKQRVPHRERKRHDFSLFKLSDSEMRVKISPQLLLATHRFMATEVEPFKSLYLSEKILLRLLKHPNVIQELKFDEKNKKAPEHYLYQRNRPVDYFVLLLQGKVEVEVGKEGLRFENGAFTYYGVPAIMTTACSDNDVRKVGSLAGSSVFLNRSPSRCSGLNRSESPNRERSDFGGSNTQLCSSSNNLYTPDYSVHILSDVQFVKVTRQQYQNALTACHMESSPQSPDMEASTTRGTPQTPKDDPAATLLSHRSSLPCSRSDGLRSPGEVVYLRMEEMAFTQEEMTDFEEQNTQQLSLSPAAVPARAASDSECCHINVDTEASPCSSDLEETMGRKLLRTLSGRKRKRSPDGERTSEENSNLTPLIT